The Eurosta solidaginis isolate ZX-2024a chromosome 4, ASM4086904v1, whole genome shotgun sequence genome includes a window with the following:
- the Tspo gene encoding translocator protein isoform X4 — protein MSDTLKVLGAVVLPNVGGVVNSIITRKNIDGWYKTLNFPSYRPPNWLFAPVWTSLYCGMGYASYLVWRDGGGFNDDAKLPLITYGTQLALNWAWTPIFFGAHNIKGALIEIVALTAASTACGVLFFRVNKAAGLLFVPYVAWLSFATVLNHAMHKLNPVGKTEPAIGGGAGAEKKENE, from the exons atgagtGATACATTAAAAGTTCTTGGCGCCGTAGTTCTGCCAAATGTAGGGGGTGTCGTTAATAGTATCATAACTCGTAAAAATATAGATGGCTGGTATAAAACGTTAAATTTTCCCTCATATCGTCCACCAAATTGGCTGTTTGCACCCGTATGGACGTCGTTGTACTGTGGCATGGGATATGCCTCATATCTGGTATGGAGAGATGGAGGTGGCTTTAATGACGATGCCAAATTGCCACTGATCACTTATGGTACACAATTAGCACTTAACTGGGCATGGACACCGATTTTCTTTGGAGCACATAACATAAAAGGA GCACTAATCGAAATCGTAGCACTTACAGCCGCGTCAACGGCTTGTGGTGTACTTTTCTTCAGAGTAAACAAAGCGGCCGGTCTTTTGTTCGTGCCATATGTTGCTTGGCTGAGTTTCGCCACAGTTCTAAATCACGCTATGCATAAATTAAACCCTGTTGGAAAAACTGAACCTGCTATTGGAGGTGGCGCTGGTGCGGAGAAAAAGG AGAACGAATGA
- the Tspo gene encoding translocator protein isoform X2 has protein sequence MSDTLKVLGAVVLPNVGGVVNSIITRKNIDGWYKTLNFPSYRPPNWLFAPVWTSLYCGMGYASYLVWRDGGGFNDDAKLPLITYGTQLALNWAWTPIFFGAHNIKGALIEIVALTAASTACGVLFFRVNKAAGLLFVPYVAWLSFATVLNHAMHKLNPVGKTEPAIGGGAGAEKKGNCQSVRTTLKLKQNK, from the exons atgagtGATACATTAAAAGTTCTTGGCGCCGTAGTTCTGCCAAATGTAGGGGGTGTCGTTAATAGTATCATAACTCGTAAAAATATAGATGGCTGGTATAAAACGTTAAATTTTCCCTCATATCGTCCACCAAATTGGCTGTTTGCACCCGTATGGACGTCGTTGTACTGTGGCATGGGATATGCCTCATATCTGGTATGGAGAGATGGAGGTGGCTTTAATGACGATGCCAAATTGCCACTGATCACTTATGGTACACAATTAGCACTTAACTGGGCATGGACACCGATTTTCTTTGGAGCACATAACATAAAAGGA GCACTAATCGAAATCGTAGCACTTACAGCCGCGTCAACGGCTTGTGGTGTACTTTTCTTCAGAGTAAACAAAGCGGCCGGTCTTTTGTTCGTGCCATATGTTGCTTGGCTGAGTTTCGCCACAGTTCTAAATCACGCTATGCATAAATTAAACCCTGTTGGAAAAACTGAACCTGCTATTGGAGGTGGCGCTGGTGCGGAGAAAAAGG
- the Tspo gene encoding translocator protein isoform X1: protein MSDTLKVLGAVVLPNVGGVVNSIITRKNIDGWYKTLNFPSYRPPNWLFAPVWTSLYCGMGYASYLVWRDGGGFNDDAKLPLITYGTQLALNWAWTPIFFGAHNIKGALIEIVALTAASTACGVLFFRVNKAAGLLFVPYVAWLSFATVLNHAMHKLNPVGKTEPAIGGGAGAEKKVFRIFMPLKILSNLRVTEW from the exons atgagtGATACATTAAAAGTTCTTGGCGCCGTAGTTCTGCCAAATGTAGGGGGTGTCGTTAATAGTATCATAACTCGTAAAAATATAGATGGCTGGTATAAAACGTTAAATTTTCCCTCATATCGTCCACCAAATTGGCTGTTTGCACCCGTATGGACGTCGTTGTACTGTGGCATGGGATATGCCTCATATCTGGTATGGAGAGATGGAGGTGGCTTTAATGACGATGCCAAATTGCCACTGATCACTTATGGTACACAATTAGCACTTAACTGGGCATGGACACCGATTTTCTTTGGAGCACATAACATAAAAGGA GCACTAATCGAAATCGTAGCACTTACAGCCGCGTCAACGGCTTGTGGTGTACTTTTCTTCAGAGTAAACAAAGCGGCCGGTCTTTTGTTCGTGCCATATGTTGCTTGGCTGAGTTTCGCCACAGTTCTAAATCACGCTATGCATAAATTAAACCCTGTTGGAAAAACTGAACCTGCTATTGGAGGTGGCGCTGGTGCGGAGAAAAAGG